The sequence GGGGGCGCCGCTCGTCTCGGTCAACTCCCGAAAGAGATCGAACTCGCGTACCATGGCGGTCTATCGTGTGCCGTCTCGCATCAAATCAGCGCTCTCGCTCGATGACGAACCTGGTGAACTCACGCAGGTCGTCCTCTACGGCCGGGACGAGATCGAGATCGTCGAGATGTGATCGGGCGTCGGCGGCAAACTCGAGTGCGCGCTCTCTTGCGTACTCCACGCTGTCCGTGGTCTGCAGAATCTCGATGACCTCCCGTATCTCGTCGTCCGCTACGGCGTCGGCGGTGAGGATTTCTTCCAGCCGTTCCGATTGCGCCTCGGTCCCCTCCTGAACGGCGTGAATGGTCATGAGCGTCCGTTTCCCCTCACGGATGTCGTTGCCGAATGCTTTCCCGAATGCTCCCGCCTCGTCGAGGCTGTTTTTCACGTCGAGGATGTCGTCGCCGATCTGAAATGCGATCGACAGCGACTCCGCGTATCCCGCCAGGGCGCCCTCCACGGCGGTCGGCTGGTTCGTGACGAGCGCCGCCAGTCGCCCGGCGATGCGGCCGAGACAACCGGTCTTGCACGCGCTCATCTCCAGGTACTCGTCTTCGCTGATGTCGATATTGCACTGATTGTGCCAGACGATATCCGTCCCCTGTCCCAGGTGGGTGCGGTTCAATTCGAAGGTCAGCATCTCGTAGACGGCGAGTTGCTGTTCGGACGAGAGGTCGGCCGGATTGGCAGAGACGATCTTCAGTGGGACGAAGTACAGGGCGTTCCCGGCGTTGAGCGCGACGTCGGTGCCGTAGCGGTGGTGGATGGCCTCCTCTCCCCGGCGAAGCGACGCCCCGTCCTCGACGTCGTCGACGACGATAGTTCCCGTGTGGAGTATCTCCGGAATCGTCGCGTACGGGAGGTATTCGTGGGGGTCGTAGCCGAGTCCTTCGACGATTTTCAAAAAGAGGACCGGTCGCCAGCGCTTCCCGCCTCGGTCAAGCAGATCCCAGGTCGGTTCGATGAGTGCCTCGTTCAACGCGTCCGTGTCGTACGCGAATCGCGGCTCGCCGAACAGGTTCGCGAAGTCGTCATCCGTCATCTCGCGGGCCAGTAACCGCTCGATCTCCTCGTCGACCAGCGGACGCCACTCGGACAGCGCTTCCCGCATATACCCGAGAAGACGCCTGCTGACGGTAAAAAACTTCCATTCTCCTTTTCCCGTTTCACAATACTTTTCGGTCGCCCTGTCGAGAATGAGCGTATGTCCGCAAAAGAGGAATTGCGCGAGCAATTCGTCGCGGCGTTCGAAGGCGCAGACTACCCAGTCGACGACCCGATGGACCTGCTTCCCGCATTACCGGACGGACCGTCGACGAAGTTCTCCGCGGACGACGTCACGCTGACGGCGATGGATCTCGCGACGAACCTCGGCGACAAGGCCAATTTTCCGTACGATACCGTCGACGCTCTCGTCGACGACGTGATCTCGTCGCTCGAAGACGAAAACTATCTCTAAATCGACCAACTGGTCTACTGTTCTCCGGCGAACGACGACCGCGACTGTTCGGTCAGAACGAGGGTGAGCGGTTCACCCCACGTCAGTTCGACCGGCTCGTCGGTCGGGACGGGAGCGACCTCCGCGTCGTCGACCAACAACGAGACCGCCGCTCCCTCACGTGCAACCGTAAGCGTCACGGGTAACTCGAGCGTCCAGTGTGTCTGTTCGATCCGAAACGGCCCGACGGGAACGACCGATACCGCCGAGGAGGCGGGATCGATCACGGGACCCCCGGCCGCGGTGGCGTAGCCCGGCGTTCCCGCCGCCGTCGCGACGACGACGCCGTCCGCGCGCACACGGTCGACGGTGCGTGCCCGGTCGCGCACGCGCGTTTCGATGGTGAATTCGGATATTTTCGCGGGCTCCTCGGTGACGGTCATGATGTCCATCAACGCGACGTAGTGATCCGTTCCGACCGACGCCCTGAGAAGGGGCTGATCGGTCGTCCCGACGTCCTCGTTCAGGAGTGATTCGATCGCCCCGTCCAGCCTCGACTCCTGGACGCCAGGGACACTCCCGTCGACTCCCACCGGGAGAACCGGTCCCGTCACACCCTCCCGAACGAGCGAGATGAGTGCCTCCTTCCCCACCGCAATCGTCGTATCGACCTCGGCGGCTCCGGCGGGCTCGACGACGGCCGCGCTGGCGCCCGCGGCACGGACCCGGTCCGCAATCGCCGCCTCGTCCTCGCCGACGACCCCGATTTCGGACTGGGGATCGGCCCGGTTCTCGCTGGTCATTGGCTATGGAATGGCGGGCGGGGACAAAAAGTGCGGTGGGTTCAGTACGGCCAGTTGCCGATCACTTTCAATCCCTCGGCCTCGTCCTCTGCTTCGAGGGCCGCGGCGATCACGTCGGGCGAGACGTGGGCGACGTCGAACCCGTCGTCGGCGAGACGGCGGACCAGTTCGACGAGCAGTACGGCCTGTTCGCGGAACGTTCGACGCTCGAGTTTGTCGAATGTATCGCCGTAGGTGTGTCCCCACCCCCGTCCCTCGTCGCCCGTCTCGCTGGTGACGTGGTACCCGGGAACGCCCCACTGAACGTACGGCCAGTGGTCGCTGTGGGTGCTCTGCCGTGGTGTCGTGTGAACTGGATGGCCGAAGTCCTCGGCGAGGTCGGTCACGGCATCGCCCAGCGCGTCGAAGCCATGCGTGTGAACGGACAGCGTCCTGGCCTGGACGATTCCGTCGATGTTGACAATCGCCCGGACGGTCTCTCGATCGCGCGTTGCGGCGTCGTGGCTGGATCCGACCAGACCCACCTCCTCGGCGCCGTAAGTGACGAAGTGAACTCTGGTATCGAGTTCGTCCTCCCGCTCGGCGAGCACGCGGGCGATTTCGACGACCATCGCGGTGCCCGCCCCGTTGTCCATCGCTCCTTCCGCGATATCGTGGGCGTCGACGTGACTCGTCACGAGGAGTTCCTCGTCGGTGTCGGGGCCGAGTTCCGCGTGAACGTTCTGACTGGTCGCATCGGACACATCCGCCTCGACGGCGACGTGGATCATCTGGCCCTCGAACCGACGGCGCAATCGCGCACCGACTTCCTTCGAAACGCCGACGGCCGGTATTTCGCCGATCGGATCGTCGGCGTTACCGACGCTCCCGGTCGGTGGCAGACAGCCCTCGTAGTGGTTCGCGAAGACGAACCCGGCGGCGCCGTCACGGACCGCGTAGTAGTACTTCTCCTTGCGGTGGACGAACCGGTCGTACCAGTCGGGGACGTCCGAAGAAACCATGACGATCGCATCTTCGACGTCCGTTTGCTCGAAATCCTCGGGAAGCCCGTGTCCCAGATCGACGAATCGACCGGTGACATCGTCGGCTGGGCTTCGCGGGAGGGCGATGCCGTCCGCTGTGCCCGCCGGCGTTTCGATGGTGGTCGAGCCCCGCTCCCAGCCCTGGATGGCGAATTCGTCGAGACGGGCGTCCCGTGCGAACTCGTCGAGTGCGCCACGAGTTCTCGCTGCGCCCTCGCGTTCGCCCGCCGTCCCGGCCATTCTATTGGGGACGTCAACGAGTGTTTCCAGGTGGTTCCAGCCGACGTCGCTCCGGAAGAGGTCGCCGATCCACGCGGTCATGGCCATACAGACTGTCACCGGGGTGCAAAGTCGTTCCGCCGGGATACTGTTACCACTGCTCGCCGCTCGCGAGATCGATTTCCTCGTCCACCTTCGAGGACGGGCAGATGTCCGCGAGTCGGCAGTTCTCACAGTCAGGATTCCGTGCAGTACAGGTGTCGCGTCCGTGCGAAATGAGCCAGTGCGTCCACGGCTTCCAGTGTTCCCGCGGTACGATTTCCATGAGGTCGTTCTCGATGGCCGCTGGCCGCTCCTCTGCCGTGATGCCGAGGCGACGGGAGATGCGCTGGACGTGCGTGTCCACGACGATCCCCTCGGTCAGATCGTGTCCGTGCTGGAGTACAACGTTGGCTGTCTTTCGTCCGACGCCCGGGAGGTCGGTGAGTTCGGCCATGGTGTCGGGGACCTCGCCGTCGTGTTCGGTGACGAGCGTCTCGCCGACGCCAACCAGATACTCAGCCTTGCTGTTCGGGTACGTGATGGATGAGATGACCTCCCGTATCGCGTCCTCCTCTGCGTCGGCGTACGCCTGCGCGTCGGGGAACCGCTCGAAGAGCGTCGTGGTAACTCGGTTGACGCGCTCGTCCGGACACTGCGCGGAGAGGATGACCGCGACCAGCAATTCGAGGCGGTTCGAGAAGTCGAGGGAGATCGTCGCGTCGGGATACGCCGTCGAGAGCCGGTCAATGACCTCGGCGACCTGTTCCTCGCGGGTCTCGCGCGGCATGCCCATATCCGTCGGTCACGGTCGCGGGATTTCAGCCCGTCGAAGCCGGCGAGCGAGAACCAAGAACCGTTATACCACGCGCTCCCGGAAACGTTCGTATGGGACTGCGACAGCTGCTGGCCGACCGGGGGGACGCCACCGTCCTCACGGAATCGGTGGACCCGCGATTCGAACTCCCGGCGCTCGCGGCCGCAGACGAGTCCGCGCCGATGGTATTCGAGGAAGTCGCGGGCTACCCCGACGTCCGGGGTGTCTCGAATCTCGTCTCCACCCGCGATCTGCTCGCCGACGCCCTCGGCGTGGAGCGCGATGGGGTGATCGGGGCGATGAGCGCGGCGATGGATCAGCCGCGGGCACTCGACGATTCCGTCTCGCCGCGCTTCGACGCCGTGGTCACTGACCCGGACCTGGACGAACACATCCCGATCCCCGTCTTCTACGACGAACACGAACGCCAGTACTTCGCGTCGAGTATCGTCGCGGTCGAGGATCCAGAGACGGGCGTCGGGAACCTCTCCTTTCACCGGATGATGTACGATGGCGGCGACGAACTCGTCGTTCGGATGGTCGAACGCCACCTTCACGACATCTACTCGCGAACCGACGGTCCGCTCGAGGTCGCCATCGTGATGGGCGTTCACCCGGCGGTCGAACTGGCCGCCGCCACGTCGTTCTCGCCCGAGATGAGCGAACTCGAGATGGCGAACGCGCTGCTCGACGGCGACCTTGCAGTGACCGAGATCGACGGTATTCGCGTTCCGGCGGACGCAGAGGTGGTCCTCAGGGCGACCATCACGAAGGAGCGTCGGGAGGAAGGGCCGTTCGTGGATCTCTCGCGCACGTGGGATCGCACCCGAGAGCAACCGGTCGTCTCGGTCTCCGATCTCTACATGCGCGAGGATCCCTACGTCAGAATCATCGTGCCGGGCCGAACCGAACACGCCCATCTCATGGGCGTTCCCCAGGAACCTCGCATCTACACGATCGTCGAGAATACGATTCCGACCGTCCAGTCGGTCGTGCTCACGCCCGGGGGCTGTTCCTGGCTCCACGGCGTCGTCCAGATCGACAAACGTCAAGCGGGCGATCCGAAGAATGCCGGGATGGCCGCCCTCGCTGGCCATCCGTCGATGAAGAAGGTGACCGTCGTGGACGCGGACGTCGACCCGGCCGATCCCCAGCAGGTCGAGTGGGCCGAAGCGACGCGGATGCAACCGGATCGGGACATCACGACCATCGAGCACGCGAAGGGCTCCTCGCTCGACCCGTCCCAGGACTACGAGACGGGCGTACTCACGAAGTGGATCGTCGACGCGACGATCCCCGCTGACCGCGATCCCGCGGACTTCCGAGAGGTACCGGTCCCAGAAGCCGACGAGATCGACGTGGACGACTACCGGTGATATCATGGCTATGCATTTGACCGCCGACGAAGAGGCACTGCTCGACTCCGACAACCCGGCCGTCCGGAAGGCCATGGAGTTGCTCGTCCGGCTGGGGGACATCTACGGGGCCGACGAGATGGTCGAAATCGCGTCGGCCCAGGCCTCCGGTATCTCCTACAAGTCGATCGGGGATCCCGGGATGGAGTTCCTCGAGGGGTTCGCCGAGGAGGGCGCCGAGGTTCGCGTCCAGACCTTCGCGAATCCGGCCGGCATGGACATTGACCGCTGGGAGGAGATGGGCGTAAGCCCCGAGTTCGCAAAGAAACAGCGCCGCATCCTCCAGGCGCTCCGGGAGATGGGCGTTACCCTCTCGTTTACCTGTACGCCCTATCTCGCCGGCAACCTCCCGCGCCGCAATCAGCACATCGCCTGGGCGGAGTCCTCGGCCGTCTCCTTTGCCAACTCCGTGATTGGCGCGCGAACCAACCGCGAGGGCGGTCCCTCGGCGCTCGCCGCGGCCATCACGGGTCGCACGCCGAAGTACGGCCTCCATCTGCCGGAAAACCGGACGGCGACCCATCGCATCCACGTCGACCCCTCTCTGGACACGCAGGCCGATTTTGCAGCGCTGGGGTCGTGGACGGGGAGCATCGTCGAGGACGAGGTGCCGTACTTTACGGGCGTCGAGGATGCCACGACCGACGACCTGAAAGCGCTCGGCGCGGCGATGGCCGCGACGGGTGCGGTCGCGCTCTACTTCGTCGAGGACATCACGACAGACGAGACGCCTCCGATCGACGCCGAGACGCTCGCCTTCGAGTCGGGCGATCTGGAATCCGAGTACGCCGACCTGACCGATACGGAGGACACGGATCTGGTCGTCTTCGGGTGCCCCCACTCCTCCGTCGAGGAGATCGAACGGATTGCGGATCGCCTCGAGGGCGAGTCCATCCAGGGTGACATGTGGGTCTGCACGAGCCGCTCGAACAAGACGTGGTCCGACCGGCAAGGCTACACGGATACCATCGAGGCGGCCGGCGGAACGGTACTGAGTGATACCTGCAACGTGGTCGCCCCCATCGAGGAGATGGGCTACGAGTCGACCGCGACGGATTCGGCCAAAGCCGCCACCTATCTCCCCGGATTCGGCAATCAACGGGTCAAATTCGACGACAAGCTCTCGCTGCTCGAGGAGGTGACCGAATGAGCCACACCACACACGACGGCCGCACTATCGCAGACGGCGAGGCCACGGGAGCGGTCCTTCGCTCGACGGAGCCCATCAGCTTCTACGGGGCCGTCGATATCGAGTCGGGCGAGTTCATCGAAGAGGGCCATCAACTCGAGGGCGAGAACGTCTCCGATCGGGTCCTCGTCTTCCCGCGCGGCAAGGGATCCACGGTCGGATCGTACGTCCTCTACGGCCTCGCCCAGCGTGGGAACGCGCCCGCGGCGATCGTCAACGCCGAGACGGAGACCATCGTCGCCACCGGCGCCATTCTGGGCGAAATCCCATGTGTCGATGGCATCGACGTGACCGACCTCGAGGACGGCGATCGCGTCAACGTCGACGCGGACGAGGGCACCGTGACGGTGCTGGAGGACTAACCGTGGATCCCATCGTTCTGGGCGTGTCCGGAGCCTCGGGGACGACGC is a genomic window of Halanaeroarchaeum sulfurireducens containing:
- a CDS encoding M28 family peptidase, yielding MTAWIGDLFRSDVGWNHLETLVDVPNRMAGTAGEREGAARTRGALDEFARDARLDEFAIQGWERGSTTIETPAGTADGIALPRSPADDVTGRFVDLGHGLPEDFEQTDVEDAIVMVSSDVPDWYDRFVHRKEKYYYAVRDGAAGFVFANHYEGCLPPTGSVGNADDPIGEIPAVGVSKEVGARLRRRFEGQMIHVAVEADVSDATSQNVHAELGPDTDEELLVTSHVDAHDIAEGAMDNGAGTAMVVEIARVLAEREDELDTRVHFVTYGAEEVGLVGSSHDAATRDRETVRAIVNIDGIVQARTLSVHTHGFDALGDAVTDLAEDFGHPVHTTPRQSTHSDHWPYVQWGVPGYHVTSETGDEGRGWGHTYGDTFDKLERRTFREQAVLLVELVRRLADDGFDVAHVSPDVIAAALEAEDEAEGLKVIGNWPY
- a CDS encoding NAD(+)/NADH kinase; translated protein: MTSENRADPQSEIGVVGEDEAAIADRVRAAGASAAVVEPAGAAEVDTTIAVGKEALISLVREGVTGPVLPVGVDGSVPGVQESRLDGAIESLLNEDVGTTDQPLLRASVGTDHYVALMDIMTVTEEPAKISEFTIETRVRDRARTVDRVRADGVVVATAAGTPGYATAAGGPVIDPASSAVSVVPVGPFRIEQTHWTLELPVTLTVAREGAAVSLLVDDAEVAPVPTDEPVELTWGEPLTLVLTEQSRSSFAGEQ
- a CDS encoding MTH865 family protein, with translation MSAKEELREQFVAAFEGADYPVDDPMDLLPALPDGPSTKFSADDVTLTAMDLATNLGDKANFPYDTVDALVDDVISSLEDENYL
- the nth gene encoding endonuclease III, translated to MGMPRETREEQVAEVIDRLSTAYPDATISLDFSNRLELLVAVILSAQCPDERVNRVTTTLFERFPDAQAYADAEEDAIREVISSITYPNSKAEYLVGVGETLVTEHDGEVPDTMAELTDLPGVGRKTANVVLQHGHDLTEGIVVDTHVQRISRRLGITAEERPAAIENDLMEIVPREHWKPWTHWLISHGRDTCTARNPDCENCRLADICPSSKVDEEIDLASGEQW
- a CDS encoding DUF126 domain-containing protein; its protein translation is MSHTTHDGRTIADGEATGAVLRSTEPISFYGAVDIESGEFIEEGHQLEGENVSDRVLVFPRGKGSTVGSYVLYGLAQRGNAPAAIVNAETETIVATGAILGEIPCVDGIDVTDLEDGDRVNVDADEGTVTVLED
- a CDS encoding aconitase X, with the translated sequence MAMHLTADEEALLDSDNPAVRKAMELLVRLGDIYGADEMVEIASAQASGISYKSIGDPGMEFLEGFAEEGAEVRVQTFANPAGMDIDRWEEMGVSPEFAKKQRRILQALREMGVTLSFTCTPYLAGNLPRRNQHIAWAESSAVSFANSVIGARTNREGGPSALAAAITGRTPKYGLHLPENRTATHRIHVDPSLDTQADFAALGSWTGSIVEDEVPYFTGVEDATTDDLKALGAAMAATGAVALYFVEDITTDETPPIDAETLAFESGDLESEYADLTDTEDTDLVVFGCPHSSVEEIERIADRLEGESIQGDMWVCTSRSNKTWSDRQGYTDTIEAAGGTVLSDTCNVVAPIEEMGYESTATDSAKAATYLPGFGNQRVKFDDKLSLLEEVTE
- a CDS encoding UbiD family decarboxylase, giving the protein MGLRQLLADRGDATVLTESVDPRFELPALAAADESAPMVFEEVAGYPDVRGVSNLVSTRDLLADALGVERDGVIGAMSAAMDQPRALDDSVSPRFDAVVTDPDLDEHIPIPVFYDEHERQYFASSIVAVEDPETGVGNLSFHRMMYDGGDELVVRMVERHLHDIYSRTDGPLEVAIVMGVHPAVELAAATSFSPEMSELEMANALLDGDLAVTEIDGIRVPADAEVVLRATITKERREEGPFVDLSRTWDRTREQPVVSVSDLYMREDPYVRIIVPGRTEHAHLMGVPQEPRIYTIVENTIPTVQSVVLTPGGCSWLHGVVQIDKRQAGDPKNAGMAALAGHPSMKKVTVVDADVDPADPQQVEWAEATRMQPDRDITTIEHAKGSSLDPSQDYETGVLTKWIVDATIPADRDPADFREVPVPEADEIDVDDYR
- a CDS encoding polyprenyl synthetase family protein gives rise to the protein MREALSEWRPLVDEEIERLLAREMTDDDFANLFGEPRFAYDTDALNEALIEPTWDLLDRGGKRWRPVLFLKIVEGLGYDPHEYLPYATIPEILHTGTIVVDDVEDGASLRRGEEAIHHRYGTDVALNAGNALYFVPLKIVSANPADLSSEQQLAVYEMLTFELNRTHLGQGTDIVWHNQCNIDISEDEYLEMSACKTGCLGRIAGRLAALVTNQPTAVEGALAGYAESLSIAFQIGDDILDVKNSLDEAGAFGKAFGNDIREGKRTLMTIHAVQEGTEAQSERLEEILTADAVADDEIREVIEILQTTDSVEYARERALEFAADARSHLDDLDLVPAVEDDLREFTRFVIERER